From Erigeron canadensis isolate Cc75 chromosome 8, C_canadensis_v1, whole genome shotgun sequence, one genomic window encodes:
- the LOC122580378 gene encoding geranylgeranyl transferase type-2 subunit alpha 1-like, with product MHGRPRKTSSKSPEEEQASALKASKLRSLQSQSLHFHHNHNYSKEALEINAKLIEANPEFMTAWNFRKLAFLHNINQSDNEAPPDRIKSIIDQELQVVESALRKNFKSYGAWDHRKWVLSKGNTSTERELGLLNLFQKQDSRNFHAWNYRRFIADLKNIPDEKELQFTTDMIEDNFSNYSAWHNRSVLLTRLLEKKAEGYSPKENFLSKEYEFVRNAVFTDPDDQSGWFYHLWLLDQTVKVGMPLLASSWPPHGSEINTPINVEAHALSFSVILYFNEPVEGVSSHAVSVEIENEICKDITWSPLSSNIFGCGQAWVAHLSIPYEEPNSKIFEVKVNSKDSQEITSLSGIPCSQPWSFAFTVSVCHDLPRAEEQSLGKILLTDESFCTVDSNLNRMGLIDSYFELNLIGNEHFASSNWKLEMITAEIDQYRELLTWDDCFDSKIGKLTLARLLMAYDDMVSTNTPNMSHVEEVLQLYSELMKLDPPHHQYYKDEHSLVFLKQVTSSKDSLLRYCWQYKESTSTKITGSMCLRLNSLSLSQIGSFERLLWVQSLDLSHNQLHSIEGLEALQLLSCLNLSHNKLGSFAALNPLRLLKSLKALDISHNEIGAHTVDTRRYLCSSPLSHTLAYDKKFEEFVNGDAKVVNFWEAYSIFGGLSLMQLNIVGNAAADERFLSFLVKLFPGLKWLDDEELK from the exons ATGCATGGAAGACCTCGGAAAACATCATCAAAATCACCCGAAGAAGAACAAGCATCGGCTCTCAAAGCTTCCAAGCTTCGATCTTTACAATCCCAATCCCTTCATTTCCATCACAACCATAA TTACTCTAAAGAAGCCTTAGAAATCAATGCTAAACTTATTGAAGCAAATCCCGAGTTTATGACCGCTTGGAATTTTCGTAAACTGGCATTCCTACATAATATCAATCAATCAGATAACGAGGCTCCCCCCGATCGCATTAAATCGATTATCGATCAAGAATTGCAAGTT GTGGAAAGTGCATTGAGGAAGAATTTCAAGTCTTACGGAGCTTGGGATCACCGAAAATGGGTGCTAAGCAAAGGGAATACTTCAACAGAGCGGGAATTGGGGCTTTTAAATCTGTTTCAGAAGCAAGACTCTCGCAATTTTCATGCTTGGAATTACCGGAG GTTCATAGCGGATTTGAAGAATATACCGGATGAGAAGGAGCTACAATTTACAACGGATATGATTGAAGATAACTTCAGTAATTATTCTGCTTGGCATAATCGTAG TGTTCTCTTAACTCGTCTACTGGAGAAAAAGGCCGAAGGATATTCTCCTAAGGAGAACTTTCTTTCGAAGGAGTATGAGTTTGTACGAAATGCAGTATTTACCGACCCAGATGATCAGAGTGGGTGGTTCTATCATCTTTGGCTTCTTGATCAAACTGTCAAAGTGGGCATGCCTCTTTTAGCTTCTTCATGGCCTCCTCATGGTTCCGAGATAAATACACCGATAAATGTAGAGGCGCATGCTTTGTCCTTTTCTGTCATTCTTTATTTTAATGAACCAGTTGAAGGTGTAAGTTCACATGCGGTTAGTGTTGAAATTGAGAATGAAATATGCAAGGATATTACTTGGAGTCCACTTTCTTCAAATATATTTGGATGTGGTCAAGCTTGGGTGGCACATCTGAGTATTCCTTACGAGGAACCTAACTCAAAGATCTTTGAAGTGAAAGTTAACTCAAAAGATTCTCAAGAGATAACTTCCTTAAGTGGTATTCCATGTAGCCAGCCTTGGTCTTTTGCATTTACAGTTTCTGTATGCCATGATCTGCCACGTGCTGAGGAACAGAGTTTAGGAAAGATATTATTGACAGATGAAAGTTTCTGTACAGTTGATTCAAACTTGAACAGGATGGGGTTGATTGATTCATATTTTGAGTTGAATTTGATCGGTAATGAGCATTTCGCATCATCAAACTGGAAATTAGAAATGATTACTGCTGAAATAGATCAATATCGAGAACTATTGACATGGGATGATTG TTTTGATAGCAAAATTGGGAAGCTTACACTTGCAAGATTATTGATGGCATATGATGATATGGTGTCAACCAATACTCCAAATATGTCTCATGTAGAGGAAGTTTTGCAACTATATTCTGAATTGATGAAGTTGGACCCGCCACATCATCAATATTACAAGGATGAGCACAGCTTGGTTTTCTTAAAACAG GTGACTTCGAGCAAGGATTCTTTGCTAAGATACTGCTGGCAGTATAAAGAGTCAACTTCTACAAAAATCACTGGCTCCATGTGCTTAAGATTGAATTCTCTATCATTGTCACAAATTGGATCCTTTGAGCGGTTATTATGGGTGCAAAGTCTTGATCTTAGCCACAACCAACTTCATTCTATTGAAG GATTGGAGGCTCTGCAACTTCTCTCATGCTTAAACCTTAGTCACAATAAACTCGGCAGTTTCGCAGCATTAAACCCTTTGAGATTATTGAAGTCACTGAAAGCGTTGGATATATCCCACAACGAAATTGGTGCACACACTGTGGATACAAGAAGGTATCTGTGTTCATCTCCCTTGTCACATACACTCGCATATGATAAAAAATTTGAAGAATTTGTTAATGGTGATGCCAAAGTGGTCAACTTTTGGGAAGCTTATTCGATTTTTGGAGGTCTAAGTTTGATGCAGCTAAATATTGTGGGGAatgctgctgctgatgaaagGTTTTTGTCGTTTCTGGTTAAATTGTTCCCTGGACTTAAATGGCTTGATGATGAAGAATTGAAGTAG
- the LOC122578373 gene encoding mitochondrial uncoupling protein 5-like — MGAKGFVEGGIASIVAGCSTHPLDLIKVRMQLQGESAPIVNHNLRPVFAYNSGASVVTPSVPVVKTGPVSVGLKIFQTEGVGALFSGISATVLRQTLYSTTRMGLYEIFREKWTDKTSGNFCLTRKITAGLLAGGIGAAVGNPADVAMVRMQADGRLPAAERRNYKSVVDAITKMVKQEGVTSLWRGSSLTVNRAMIVTASQLASYDQFKECIINNGVMSDGLGTHVSASFAAGFVASVASNPVDVIKTRVMNMKVVAGQEPPYKGAVDCALKTIKAEGPMALYKGFIPTISRQGPFTVVLFVTLEQVRKLLKDF; from the coding sequence atgggTGCTAAGGGATTTGTTGAAGGAGGTATTGCTTCAATTGTGGCTGGATGTTCTACTCATCCATTGGATCTAATCAAAGTCAGAATGCAATTACAAGGGGAATCTGCCCCTATTGTTAACCATAACTTACGCCCCGTTTTTGCGTACAATAGCGGGGCGAGTGTCGTGACACCTTCCGTGCCTGTTGTCAAAACAGGCCCGGTTTCCGTCGGTTTGAAAATATTTCAAACTGAAGGAGTGGGGGCCTTGTTTTCCGGGATCTCGGCCACTGTTCTTAGGCAGACTTTGTACTCCACCACTAGAATGGGGTTGTACGAAATCTTCCGAGAAAAGTGGACCGATAAGACTAGTGGTAATTTTTGTCTGACTAGAAAAATTACCGCCGGCCTGTTGGCTGGCGGTATTGGTGCTGCTGTCGGGAACCCAGCCGACGTTGCAATGGTTAGAATGCAAGCTGACGGGAGGCTCCCGGCAGCAGAACGTAGGAATTATAAGAGTGTAGTGGATGCTATTACCAAAATGGTAAAACAAGAAGGGGTTACTAGTTTATGGCGCGGTTCATCTTTAACTGTGAACCGCGCCATGATAGTTACGGCGTCGCAATTGGCGTCTTACGATCAGTTCAAGGAATGCATAATTAATAATGGTGTAATGAGTGATGGGCTAGGGACACATGTGTCAGCGAGTTTTGCTGCGGGGTTTGTGgcgtcagttgcgtcaaacccGGTTGATGTGATCAAGACTCGAGTTATGAACATGAAAGTCGTGGCAGGGCAAGAGCCACCGTATAAAGGGGCCGTTGATTGCGCCCTGAAAACGATTAAGGCGGAAGGCCCCATGGCTCTTTACAAAGGGTTTATACCAACCATTTCAAGACAAGGGCCTTTCACAGTGGTCCTTTTTGTCACACTTGAACAAGTTCGCAAGTTATTGAAAGATTTTTGA
- the LOC122610500 gene encoding rho GTPase-activating protein REN1-like, translating to MPNSKNISSDSKNNNSASKNNTGDTKNNNADQKHNNADLTKSNSGSTKDNHDSKNNNDLKANADVPPSQGDGGVSNLAPTYGATQSLERQGSRNGNKVYKSGPLFLSSKGIGWTSWKKRWFILTDTSLVFFRSDPNASSEKGGEANLTLGGIDLNSSGSVVVKADKKLLTVLFPDGRDGRSFTLKAETSEDLFEWKTALEEALENAPTAGTGVGQTGLSKNEKGDIADGSHEQSTKDRSSPKSLVLGRPVLLALEDIDGTPSFLEKALRYVEDHGIKVEGILRQAADVELVERRIRDYEQGKTEFTEEEDGHVIGDCIKYVLRELPSSPVPASCCKALLQAYRTDRGSRVNNMRAAICDTFPEPNRRLLQRILMTMEAVAENKEVNRMSVSAVAACMSPLLLRPLLAGEVELENEFNMGGDGSAQLMQAAAAANHAQAIIITLLEEYDNIFGEGDMLSDLYSDSDESGSESEELSDDDGSEDEDGDYSSEGSRDSEHASNSSEDESNRRRHDNKAKKKMPIDNVDMIAEERDEIFRLENLKTDLMKKIEAEARHNSILKEELLSKRDALGDRHLALEQEVATLKEQLKREREMRKVLEAGLMMSKKILPVPGSIDEKTKADLEDIAKAEAEVISIQQKLDDLEVHLNHGKVKDKEIDREASHKSKDKKEHQDKQPFHSFSSRKHLNHQSDSTRKGESSMSKSSSTTDKRSNSRGEATNTNSALSKITNRLDFLKEKRNQMTNEMETVDNKGQSSQKHDNQSLDESDNQSSVDSSSQHQGSFKNKPDNQSLMSHTDN from the exons ATGCCTAATTCGAAAAACATTAGTTCTGATTCGAAAAATAATAATTCTGCCTCTAAGAACAACACGGGTGATACGAAAAATAACAATGCTGATCAAAAACACAACAATGCTGATTTGACAAAAAGTAATTCTGGTTCCACAAAAGACAATCATGATTCGAAAAACAACAATGATTTGAAAGCCAATGCTGATGTTCCTCCGTCTCAG GGAGATGGTGGTGTTTCTAATTTGGCACCTACGTATGGTGCAACGCAATCCTTGGAGAGGCAAGGTTCTCGTAATGGCAACAAG GTTTACAAAAGCGGGCCACTGTTTCTGTCATCAAAAG GAATTGGCTGGACCTCATGGAAGAAAAGATGGTTCATTTTGACGGACACTTCATTGGTCTTCTTCCGAAGTGACCCA AATGCTAGTTCTGAAAAGGGAGGAGAGGCAAATCTAACCCTTGGTGGCATAGACCTCAACAGCTCAGGCAG TGTGGTTGTAAAAGCAGATAAAAAACTTTTGACGGTACTATTTCCAGATGGCCGTGATGGGAGATCATTCACTCTTAAG GCTGAAACTTCCGAGGATTTATTTGAGTGGAAGACTGCATTGGAGGAAGCTTTGGAAAATGCTCCAACTGCTGGCACAGGGGTGGGACAAACTGGTTTATCGAAAAACGAGAAGGGTGATATCGCTGATGGTTCTCACGAGCAGT CAACAAAAGACCGTTCGTCGCCAAAATCTCTTGTCCTTGGTCGGCCAGTTTTACTTGCATTGGAAGATATAGACGGGACTCCATCATTCTTGGAGAAAGCCCTTAGATACGTAGAAGATCATG GAATTAAAGTTGAAGGAATTTTACGGCAGGCTGCAGATGTAGAACTTGTTGAGCGCCGAATTAGAGATTATGAACAAG GGAAAACAGAGTTCACAGAAGAGGAGGATGGACATGTTATTGGAGACTGTATCAAG TATGTCCTCCGCGAATTACCATCATCTCCAGTCCCGGCATCTTGCTGCAAAGCTTTACTACAAGCATATC GAACCGATCGGGGATCAAGAGTTAACAATATGCGTGCAGCTATATGTGATACCTTTCCAGAACCAAATCGCCGTTTATTGCAAAG AATTTTGATGACAATGGAAGCTGTTGCAGAGAACAAGGAGGTGAATCGCATGAGTGTGTCGGCTGTTGCTGCTTGTATGTCACCGCTACTTCTTCGGCCCCTTTTGGCAGGTGAAGTTGAGCTAGAGAACGAGTTCAATATGGGTGGCGATGGATCTGCGCAGCTTATGCAAGCCGCTGCAGCAGCTAACCATGCTCAGGCGATCATCATCACTTTGCTAGAGGaatatgataatatatttgGG GAAGGGGACATGTTATCTGATCTATACTCCGACTCAGACGAGAGTGGAAGTGAGAGTGAAGAGCTTAGCGATGACGATGGCTCTGAGGATGAAGATGGTGATTATTCATCTGAAGGTTCCCGTGATTCTGAACATGCATCAAATAGCAGTGAGGATGAGAGCAACAGACGTCGTCATGACAACAAG GCAAAAAAGAAAATGCCCATTGACAATGTGGACATGATAGCCGAAGAAAG GGATGAAATCTTCAGGCTTGAGAACCTCAAAACtgatttgatgaagaaaattGAAGCTGAG GCAAGGCATAATTCAATTCTGAAAGAGGAGCTGTTGAGTAAAAGGGATGCTTTAGGGGACCGTCATCTTGCTCTTGAGCAAGAG GTGGCAACATTAAAGGAACAGTTGAAGAGGGAAAGAGAAATGAGGAAAGTACTTGAGGCAGGACTCATGATGTCAAAGAAAATCTTGCCCGTGCCGGGATCCATTGATGAAAAG ACCAAGGCAGATCTAGAGGACATTGCCAAAGCAGAGGCTGAAGTCATCAGCATACAACAAAAACTAGATGATCTTGAAGTACACCTTAACCATGGAAAAGT AAAAGATAAGGAGATAGATCGAGAAGCTTCGCATAAGAGTAAG GATAAAAAGGAGCATCAGGACAAACAACCATTCCACTCTTTTTCTAGTAGAAAGCATCTAAACCATCAATCGGATTCAACACGCAAAGGAGAATCAAGTATGAGCAAGTCTTCTTCAACCACTGACAAAAGATCTAACTCAAGGGGTGAG GCAACTAATACAAATTCAGCATTGTCAAAAATAACAAATAGACTCGACTTCTTGAAAGAAAAGCGCAACCAAATGACAAATGAGATGGAGACTGTAGATAATAAAGGTCAATCATCTCAAAAGCACGATAACCAATCACTTGACGAGTCTGACAACCAATCATCAGTAGATAGTTCATCCCAACATCAAGGATCATTTAAAAATAAGCCAGATAACCAATCACTTATGTCCCATACAGATAATTAG